The DNA segment CTTGTGCAAGACCGTTTAATTTTACAGGAATACCAATAGTGATAGGCTTCTGATCGTTAACCTCAAAGAAGTCAACATGTAATAAAGCATCTGTAACTGGGTGGAACTGTAATTCTTTGAGAATTGCTGTGTGGCTTTCTCCGTCAATGTTAATATTTACCACATAGATATGAGGTGTATAAACAATCTTACGAAGTTCACTCATTGGAGAAATAAAAGAAAGGGCTATTGGATTACCATTTTCGTCTTTTTTCTCGCCGTAGATATTACAAGGAATCATTCCTTCTTTTCTCAACGCTTTAGAAGCTTTTTTTCCAAGGTCTGTACGCTTCTTACCTGAAACATTAATCTCTTTCATAATGTGTTACTCTAAATTAAGTTGTTAATTTGAATTTTGCTTAATTCGCCATCACACGAGAATATTCTTCATCGATGTGCTTAAAATTGCTGTGCAAAGGTAAGGCTTTTTCTCTAAACAAACAATAGTTTATTAAAAAAAACTTATAAAATTGCTCGTTTTCTTGTTCAGTAGAGTATTTTTAGCTATCTTTGCAGAGTAAACATACCGAGAGGATAAACAAAACATTGTCAACAGCTGATGATAAACAGAGAAATAATAAGAATAAAGATAGTTCAGTTAACCTATGCGTACTATCAGAACGGAAATAAGAATTTAGATGCTGCCGAGAAGGAACTGCTCTTCAGCCTTTCAAAAGCTTATGATTTATATAATTATATGCTTGCGCTAATAGTAGCGGTTACAAACGAAGCAAGAAAGCATCTAGATGTTGAGACGGCGCGTGCTCAACGTGAAGGCTCTGAAATGCCTTCGCAAAGATTTGCGTATAATAGGTTTGCTGTGCAACTAGAAGAAAATAAAATGTTACTTTCTTTTTTGGAAACACAGAAAAAAACATGGGATAGCGAGCCTGAATTCGTAAGCAAACTTTATGATATGATAGTAGCGTCACCAATATATGCTGATTATATGGCAGATCTTGTGGATAATTACGATGTAGACAAGGAATTGTGGCGTAAATTGTATAAAACATTTGTTCAGTATAATGAAGATCTTGATGCTGTTTTAGAAGAACAGAGCTTGTATTGGAATGATGATAAGGAAGTTGTTGATACGTTTGTTATTAAGACAATAAAGCGTTTTGAAGCTGCCTCAAAGTCGAAAGAAGAATTGTTGCCGGAATATGATGACATAGAGGACCGAGATTTCGCTTGTAAGCTTTTTAGAGCAACTATAATTAATGCAGATATCTATCAGAAATATATGAGCGAAGCTAGCCGTAACTGGGATTTTGGACGTCTTGCATATATGGATATTGTCATTATGCAGATTGCACTTGCAGAAATGATGACATTCCCTAATA comes from the Xylanibacter oryzae DSM 17970 genome and includes:
- the nusB gene encoding transcription antitermination factor NusB; amino-acid sequence: MINREIIRIKIVQLTYAYYQNGNKNLDAAEKELLFSLSKAYDLYNYMLALIVAVTNEARKHLDVETARAQREGSEMPSQRFAYNRFAVQLEENKMLLSFLETQKKTWDSEPEFVSKLYDMIVASPIYADYMADLVDNYDVDKELWRKLYKTFVQYNEDLDAVLEEQSLYWNDDKEVVDTFVIKTIKRFEAASKSKEELLPEYDDIEDRDFACKLFRATIINADIYQKYMSEASRNWDFGRLAYMDIVIMQIALAEMMTFPNIPVNVTINEYVNMAKLYSTSRSGSYINGMLDNIARNLIQTGKLLKTIPDREQRIKK
- a CDS encoding 50S ribosomal protein L25/general stress protein Ctc is translated as MKEINVSGKKRTDLGKKASKALRKEGMIPCNIYGEKKDENGNPIALSFISPMSELRKIVYTPHIYVVNINIDGESHTAILKELQFHPVTDALLHVDFFEVNDQKPITIGIPVKLNGLAQGVRDGGRMNLSIRKINIKASYQQIPEHLDIDVTSLKLGKSIKVGMLKFEGLEIVTGKDVVVCSIKSTRQATASSSDEDEATTESSAAE